A region from the Lentimonas sp. CC4 genome encodes:
- the lpxA gene encoding acyl-ACP--UDP-N-acetylglucosamine O-acyltransferase, with protein MATEVHPTAIIEPGAELDESVSVGAYAYIGAQVKIAKGTVVMHHATVDGATTLGEGNEVHPYAYVGGKTHDLKYMGGVHRLQIGDRNVFREFTTVHCATSAEQLTIVGNDNNILSYSHIAHECVVGDHLVMSSHAALGGHVIVDDYANIGWGAGVHQFCRIGTRAMVGATSKVVQDVPPYVISDGNPAVARTINKVGLERAGYSKEEISLARRVFKAFFKDGLNRSQAVEWLTKNEDIEHRVVKTFLDFTADSQRGLG; from the coding sequence ATGGCTACTGAAGTTCATCCTACCGCAATCATTGAGCCAGGTGCCGAACTTGACGAGTCTGTCAGTGTTGGTGCGTATGCGTATATTGGTGCTCAAGTGAAAATCGCCAAAGGCACGGTGGTCATGCACCACGCGACAGTCGATGGTGCGACGACTCTGGGCGAGGGCAACGAGGTGCATCCGTATGCTTATGTCGGCGGTAAGACACACGATTTGAAATATATGGGTGGTGTGCATCGTTTGCAGATCGGTGACCGCAATGTGTTCCGTGAGTTTACAACGGTGCACTGCGCGACGTCTGCTGAGCAGCTTACGATTGTCGGTAACGATAACAATATACTTTCCTACAGCCATATCGCGCACGAGTGCGTGGTGGGTGATCATTTAGTGATGAGTAGTCACGCTGCGCTGGGTGGGCACGTCATCGTCGATGACTACGCCAATATTGGCTGGGGTGCCGGAGTGCACCAGTTTTGCCGTATCGGCACCCGAGCGATGGTCGGTGCGACTTCTAAAGTCGTGCAAGACGTGCCGCCGTATGTGATCAGTGACGGTAACCCAGCAGTGGCTCGCACTATTAATAAAGTGGGGCTCGAACGCGCAGGCTACAGCAAGGAGGAAATTTCGTTGGCGCGCCGTGTGTTTAAGGCGTTTTTCAAAGACGGCCTGAATCGTAGCCAAGCAGTTGAGTGGTTGACGAAAAATGAGGATATCGAGCACCGGGTGGTGAAGACGTTCCTTGATTTCACTGCTGATAGTCAACGTGGTTTAGGGTGA
- a CDS encoding 3-deoxy-7-phosphoheptulonate synthase: MSTAHDNRRIAGNRPLLPPSILIEEIPLSDKATAVVENGRTESEAILNGSDDRLIVVVGPCSIHDPKAAMDYAQQLLPLAEKYKADLQIIMRVYFEKPRTVVGWKGLINDPNLDGSFEINSGLRIGRKLLVDICELGLPTGAEFLDTIIPQFIADAIAWSAIGARTTESQVHRELASGLSMPIGFKNGTSGNVQIAIDAVRSAGQPHWFPSVTKQGVTAIFQTTGNPSAHLILRGGNRTGPNYEAKEIEPILEKLAAVDLPQKLIVDCSHGNSNKDYTRQTAVAKDLATQIAAGQQGIAGVMLESHLVAGRQNYDVNGDNVYGQSITDECIDMPATEAILADLAQAVQARRKA; encoded by the coding sequence ATGTCCACTGCACACGACAATCGCCGCATAGCCGGCAACCGCCCACTCCTACCACCATCGATTCTCATTGAAGAGATCCCCCTCTCCGATAAAGCCACCGCCGTAGTAGAAAACGGACGGACCGAGAGCGAAGCGATTCTCAATGGCTCAGACGATCGCCTGATCGTTGTTGTCGGGCCTTGCTCGATTCACGATCCCAAGGCTGCGATGGACTACGCGCAACAACTGCTTCCACTCGCGGAGAAATACAAAGCCGACCTGCAGATTATCATGCGCGTCTATTTCGAGAAGCCGCGCACCGTCGTCGGCTGGAAGGGCTTGATCAACGACCCCAATTTGGACGGCAGTTTCGAAATCAACTCCGGCCTACGCATCGGCCGCAAGCTCCTCGTCGACATCTGCGAACTCGGCCTCCCCACTGGCGCCGAATTCCTCGATACCATCATTCCGCAATTCATTGCCGACGCCATCGCATGGTCGGCGATCGGCGCACGCACAACAGAGAGTCAGGTGCACCGCGAACTCGCATCCGGCCTTTCCATGCCGATCGGCTTCAAAAACGGCACCAGCGGCAACGTGCAAATCGCAATCGACGCCGTCCGCTCCGCAGGTCAACCGCACTGGTTCCCTTCGGTCACCAAGCAAGGTGTGACTGCAATTTTCCAAACGACAGGCAACCCCTCCGCTCACTTGATTCTCCGCGGAGGCAACCGCACTGGCCCAAATTACGAAGCGAAGGAGATCGAGCCGATTTTAGAAAAGCTGGCAGCCGTCGATCTACCGCAAAAGCTCATCGTCGATTGCAGCCACGGCAACAGCAACAAGGACTACACCCGCCAAACCGCAGTCGCTAAAGACCTCGCTACGCAAATCGCCGCAGGCCAACAAGGCATCGCCGGCGTCATGCTCGAAAGTCATCTCGTCGCAGGCCGTCAAAACTACGACGTCAATGGCGACAATGTTTACGGGCAAAGCATCACCGACGAATGCATCGACATGCCAGCGACCGAAGCGATCCTCGCCGATTTAGCACAAGCCGTCCAAGCACGCCGCAAGGCCTAG
- a CDS encoding bifunctional UDP-3-O-[3-hydroxymyristoyl] N-acetylglucosamine deacetylase/3-hydroxyacyl-ACP dehydratase: MKQRTILREVSISGKSLHTGEEVHLTLKPAPENHGIVFQRLDLFGKPELKPLVDYVTDLVRSTTIADGHAKVNTVEHVLSALNGCGVDNVLVEMDASEPPILDGSAKHFVNLIQQAEPVEQDAEREYFVLEEPISVTRGASSIIALPYDGFRITCTSTDDRGIHTQHLSLDIDPETYVAQVAPARTFTIYEDIEELLKLGKIKGGSLDSAIVIKGDKILSKEPLRFKEEFVRHKILDIVGDIVLVGMPIKAHFIAVRPGHALNAELSKVLRAKLLEKIKGAKKASAKKAPVQEAPEKVMDIRRVMDLLPHRYPFVMIDRVTDVPNDDELVALKNVTINEPYFQGHYPGRPVMPGVLQIEAMAQAAGLLLLRRLPVEENKIAFFMSVDKVKFRQAVEPGDSVEIRVKIIKVRGNKIATATGVCSVGGKTVSSAELMFMLADASE; encoded by the coding sequence ATGAAGCAACGCACCATTCTTAGGGAAGTTTCAATTAGTGGGAAATCTTTGCACACAGGCGAAGAGGTTCACCTTACACTCAAGCCAGCACCGGAAAATCACGGTATTGTCTTTCAGCGCTTAGACCTGTTTGGCAAGCCGGAGCTGAAGCCGCTGGTTGACTATGTGACGGATCTTGTGCGCAGCACGACGATTGCAGATGGTCATGCGAAGGTAAATACCGTGGAGCACGTGCTGAGTGCATTGAACGGTTGTGGCGTAGATAATGTTCTCGTTGAGATGGATGCGAGTGAGCCGCCTATTTTGGATGGGTCTGCCAAGCATTTCGTGAATTTGATCCAGCAGGCTGAGCCCGTGGAGCAAGACGCTGAGCGTGAATATTTCGTGCTTGAAGAACCGATTTCGGTGACTCGTGGGGCGAGTTCGATCATTGCGCTGCCGTATGATGGCTTCCGGATTACTTGCACATCGACGGACGATCGTGGCATTCATACACAGCATTTGAGCCTCGATATTGACCCAGAGACGTATGTTGCACAGGTCGCGCCCGCTCGCACATTTACGATTTACGAAGACATCGAAGAGTTGCTGAAACTTGGTAAGATCAAGGGCGGTAGTCTCGATAGTGCGATTGTAATCAAGGGCGATAAGATTCTATCCAAGGAGCCCTTGCGCTTTAAGGAAGAATTCGTCCGCCACAAAATTCTCGATATCGTGGGTGACATCGTGCTGGTCGGTATGCCAATTAAGGCACACTTTATCGCAGTCCGCCCTGGGCATGCGTTGAATGCAGAACTTTCGAAAGTGCTGCGTGCGAAGTTGTTGGAGAAAATTAAGGGGGCTAAAAAGGCGTCCGCGAAGAAGGCGCCTGTTCAGGAAGCACCCGAGAAGGTGATGGATATTCGTCGTGTGATGGACTTGCTGCCACACCGCTATCCGTTCGTCATGATTGACCGTGTCACGGATGTGCCGAATGATGACGAGCTAGTCGCTCTTAAGAATGTCACGATCAATGAGCCGTATTTTCAAGGTCACTACCCAGGCCGTCCTGTAATGCCGGGTGTGTTGCAGATCGAAGCAATGGCGCAGGCCGCAGGCTTGTTGCTGCTACGTCGCTTGCCCGTGGAGGAGAACAAGATCGCGTTCTTTATGAGCGTCGATAAGGTTAAATTCCGTCAGGCAGTTGAGCCGGGTGACTCTGTTGAGATTCGAGTGAAGATCATCAAGGTTCGTGGTAATAAGATCGCGACAGCGACGGGCGTTTGCTCTGTCGGTGGTAAGACTGTTTCTAGCGCCGAACTGATGTTCATGCTGGCAGACGCTTCTGAGTAA
- a CDS encoding metal-dependent hydrolase: MDPLTQASLGAAVAIACCPRDQTRWAAFIGAVAGAAPDLDVLIRSASDPLLSLQYHRHFTHALISAPLIGLCVAGLFKLLFYRAKVTFREWALYAILGALTHGLLDACTSYGTLLYWPFNYHRESWDLISVIDPLFTLPLAFLTLFAFAWRRPRFAQVALVLCALYFGFCGVQRSKATQMAQQLAEARGHVPQRYSIRPSFGNVLLWRLIYEFEGRYYVDAVSILPGAAPRFYEGTSVEHFTVADAAATVAPESVLGRDIERFRFFSQGFLYQHPTEPDVVGDVRYAMWPDSVVPLWGIRIDPAKADAHTEMVHYRDPSKPSRDRLWEMICGRDVPAQE, from the coding sequence ATGGATCCGCTGACACAAGCTAGTTTGGGTGCCGCAGTGGCTATTGCTTGCTGCCCACGGGATCAGACGCGCTGGGCTGCGTTCATTGGTGCGGTGGCAGGTGCGGCGCCAGACTTAGATGTGTTGATTCGTTCGGCCTCGGATCCGTTGTTGAGTTTACAATATCATCGCCATTTTACCCATGCGCTGATCAGTGCGCCTTTGATTGGGCTCTGTGTCGCGGGGTTATTTAAGCTGCTGTTTTATCGCGCGAAGGTGACGTTTCGAGAGTGGGCGCTCTATGCGATCTTGGGAGCGCTGACGCATGGTTTATTGGATGCGTGCACGAGTTATGGCACCTTGTTGTATTGGCCGTTCAACTACCACCGTGAGTCGTGGGATCTGATATCAGTAATCGATCCATTGTTTACCTTGCCGTTGGCATTTTTAACTTTGTTTGCGTTCGCTTGGAGGCGTCCGCGTTTTGCGCAGGTGGCTTTGGTGCTCTGTGCATTGTATTTCGGGTTCTGTGGGGTTCAGCGCTCAAAGGCCACGCAGATGGCACAGCAGTTGGCCGAAGCGCGGGGGCATGTTCCGCAGCGATACTCGATCAGGCCATCGTTTGGCAATGTGCTGCTTTGGCGACTGATCTATGAGTTTGAGGGGCGCTATTATGTGGATGCCGTGTCGATCCTGCCAGGTGCTGCGCCGCGCTTCTATGAGGGGACGTCTGTCGAACACTTTACGGTTGCCGATGCGGCGGCAACCGTGGCGCCAGAGTCTGTGCTTGGGCGTGATATAGAGCGCTTCCGATTTTTCTCACAGGGATTTCTGTATCAGCATCCGACTGAGCCTGACGTGGTCGGTGATGTTCGCTATGCGATGTGGCCGGACTCGGTGGTGCCACTCTGGGGGATACGTATCGATCCCGCAAAGGCGGATGCGCATACCGAGATGGTGCACTATCGCGACCCTTCGAAGCCTTCGCGAGATCGCTTATGGGAGATGATTTGTGGGCGCGATGTGCCTGCGCAAGAATAG
- the ffh gene encoding signal recognition particle protein, with the protein MLENLTDKLGSALRNLRGVGKLTEENMAEALKEVRKALLSADVHFKVAREFVANVQAQCVGQKVLKSVTPGQQVIKIIHDELVKLLGEGATDLEDKKPLRIMMVGLHGSGKTTSSGKLARYLAKKREYRPALVACDVYRPAAIDQLEMLAKNEGCTFYGDREEKNVVNIGKRGLEAAKSADANLIIFDTAGRLQIDTDLIEEIKDLKNAVQPDEILLVADSALGQEAVNVAKHFHEAVGCTGIILTKLDGDARGGAALSMKSITEVPIKFMGLGEKPDEFEVFHPDRLASRILGMGDVVSLVERAQENIDEKEAERLAEKMRKADFNLEDFLSQMQQVKKMGSLGSIVSMLPGASGIQVGDEEEKKMARTEAIILSMTLKERRNPRILRGNRLKRIADGSGVQVRDVNALLKQFGQMQKMMKMMNGGKGRKMMKAMKSQMSESGGMPGLPGM; encoded by the coding sequence ATGCTCGAAAACCTTACAGACAAACTGGGATCTGCTCTACGCAACTTGCGCGGTGTAGGTAAACTCACCGAAGAAAACATGGCCGAAGCACTTAAGGAAGTGCGCAAAGCCCTACTCTCTGCCGACGTTCACTTTAAAGTGGCCCGCGAGTTCGTCGCCAATGTGCAGGCGCAATGCGTCGGCCAAAAGGTGCTCAAATCCGTCACCCCCGGACAGCAAGTCATCAAAATCATTCACGACGAGCTCGTAAAGCTCCTCGGCGAAGGTGCCACCGACCTTGAAGACAAGAAGCCCCTGCGCATCATGATGGTCGGCCTCCATGGTTCTGGTAAGACCACCAGTAGTGGCAAGCTCGCTCGCTACCTTGCGAAAAAGCGCGAATACCGCCCCGCCCTGGTGGCCTGCGACGTCTATCGCCCCGCTGCGATCGATCAACTCGAAATGCTCGCCAAGAACGAAGGCTGCACTTTCTACGGCGACCGCGAAGAGAAAAACGTCGTCAACATCGGCAAACGTGGCCTCGAAGCCGCTAAATCAGCCGACGCCAATCTCATTATTTTCGATACTGCAGGCCGCCTCCAGATCGACACCGATCTAATCGAGGAGATCAAAGACCTTAAAAACGCCGTTCAGCCCGACGAAATCCTGCTCGTAGCGGACTCAGCACTCGGTCAAGAAGCCGTCAACGTCGCCAAACATTTCCACGAAGCCGTCGGCTGCACTGGTATTATCCTGACGAAGCTCGATGGTGACGCCCGTGGTGGTGCTGCTCTCTCGATGAAGTCGATCACCGAGGTGCCCATCAAATTCATGGGTCTGGGCGAAAAGCCGGACGAATTCGAAGTCTTTCACCCCGATCGTCTCGCCTCTCGTATCCTCGGCATGGGTGACGTCGTCTCCCTCGTTGAGCGCGCACAGGAAAACATCGACGAGAAAGAAGCCGAACGTCTCGCAGAGAAAATGCGTAAGGCCGACTTCAACCTGGAAGACTTCCTCTCCCAAATGCAACAGGTTAAAAAGATGGGCTCACTCGGTTCCATCGTCAGCATGCTCCCCGGTGCCAGCGGCATACAGGTCGGCGACGAAGAAGAGAAGAAAATGGCGCGCACCGAAGCGATCATCCTTTCCATGACTTTAAAGGAACGCCGCAACCCACGTATTCTTCGCGGTAATCGCCTCAAACGCATCGCCGATGGCTCTGGCGTGCAAGTGCGCGACGTCAATGCACTACTCAAACAATTCGGGCAGATGCAGAAAATGATGAAAATGATGAACGGCGGCAAAGGCCGTAAGATGATGAAAGCCATGAAATCTCAAATGAGCGAAAGCGGTGGCATGCCCGGGCTTCCAGGTATGTAA
- a CDS encoding GxxExxY protein — protein sequence MLHEEITKDIIGAAMTVLNDLKPGLDEKLYENALVIELQARGHTVEQQKEFSVYYHHQLIGTLIPDLIVDNKVISDPKIASAFNDTHIAQMLGYLNITGLQVALLLNFKKSTLTWKRIANEHKEE from the coding sequence ATGCTGCACGAGGAAATCACAAAAGACATCATCGGCGCAGCGATGACAGTCCTGAACGACCTCAAGCCAGGCCTTGATGAAAAGCTATATGAGAATGCCCTAGTCATCGAGTTGCAGGCACGTGGCCATACAGTTGAGCAACAAAAAGAATTCTCCGTCTACTATCACCACCAACTCATCGGCACACTAATACCAGACCTGATTGTTGACAATAAAGTCATTTCGGATCCTAAAATTGCATCCGCTTTCAACGATACACACATCGCTCAGATGCTCGGGTATTTAAACATCACTGGCTTACAGGTAGCACTTCTGCTCAATTTCAAAAAATCGACGCTCACTTGGAAGCGCATCGCAAACGAGCACAAGGAAGAGTGA
- a CDS encoding carbohydrate porin: protein MKTKTTSLLLTSAFIASSCLTFAESDDSGSIFERERLTGDWGGVRQDLEESGITPFLYYDAIVGANVSGGIRNDEEFTGQVYAGLDLDFEKLFGWEATTMKLSVVDRHGDSVSDDVGGIYDPMTIYGGPDGQKTILYQIAIDTYLNDRLSFKFGRDSQDSDFANDDLYRYSLSTSINGPIRAMMLNQPQIVSFPLAVWHARVKYEQSEEHTFKFGAYQNREDIWDNIPGTDFGWDSDDGVTFMAQYDWTPTIYDRPAQLYVGVVHAEVDYTKFDGGDANNSHRIYGHFDFQPMENLTLFAFGAYTDQDDLAMTPLQVSAGANYKGLIPGREDDRTMAFVTYGELSDDYGDSIGEDLDYEMVYELGHRIQLAPAFYIQPAVQYIQNPGGTGDIDDAVVLGAWIGMAF from the coding sequence ATGAAAACAAAAACTACGAGTCTCTTACTCACCTCAGCATTCATTGCTTCCTCCTGTCTTACCTTCGCCGAGTCCGATGATTCTGGATCGATTTTTGAACGTGAACGTTTAACAGGTGACTGGGGTGGCGTCCGTCAGGATCTGGAAGAATCCGGAATCACGCCTTTCTTATACTATGATGCCATCGTCGGTGCGAACGTATCGGGTGGTATTCGAAACGACGAAGAGTTTACCGGTCAGGTTTACGCTGGATTAGATTTGGACTTCGAAAAGCTTTTTGGCTGGGAAGCAACGACTATGAAACTATCTGTCGTCGATCGACACGGGGACAGTGTCTCCGATGATGTTGGCGGTATTTACGATCCGATGACTATCTACGGTGGCCCCGACGGTCAGAAGACGATCCTCTATCAAATTGCAATTGATACTTACTTGAACGATCGCCTTTCCTTTAAGTTTGGACGCGACAGTCAGGATTCGGATTTCGCAAATGATGATCTCTATCGCTACTCGTTGAGCACATCGATCAATGGTCCGATCCGTGCGATGATGTTGAATCAACCTCAAATCGTTTCCTTCCCATTAGCGGTATGGCACGCTCGAGTTAAGTATGAGCAGAGTGAAGAGCACACGTTCAAATTCGGTGCCTATCAAAACAGAGAGGACATCTGGGATAATATCCCTGGAACAGACTTTGGTTGGGATAGTGATGATGGGGTGACCTTCATGGCTCAATATGATTGGACGCCCACGATCTATGATCGTCCAGCCCAACTATATGTCGGGGTGGTGCATGCTGAAGTAGACTACACAAAGTTCGACGGTGGTGATGCCAATAACTCCCATCGCATCTATGGTCACTTCGATTTCCAACCGATGGAGAACTTAACACTCTTCGCCTTTGGTGCCTATACCGACCAGGATGATCTTGCGATGACGCCTCTACAAGTGAGTGCAGGTGCTAACTATAAGGGATTGATTCCCGGCCGTGAAGATGATCGCACTATGGCCTTTGTCACTTATGGTGAGCTTAGCGACGATTATGGTGATTCCATTGGCGAAGACCTCGATTACGAAATGGTTTACGAACTAGGCCACCGCATACAGTTGGCTCCAGCATTCTATATCCAACCCGCTGTGCAATACATCCAGAATCCAGGCGGCACTGGTGACATCGACGATGCGGTTGTTCTTGGAGCGTGGATTGGAATGGCTTTCTAA
- a CDS encoding glycerophosphodiester phosphodiesterase family protein, translating to MLKPLAFTYCGLLLCLLTGCDFLQHTSSLSDVMKAQIGKSEDSIPSYPCTLGAHRGASVDYLENSHPALMAAAKEPRYAFVEFDVQYTNDGQIVVFHDKRLLRLFGKLAAIGNSSYSELLKATDGQIARYEDVMDSIDKKVNIEIKSQGDDKEDCRLAEAIIADVRYRGRENDIMISSISSAVIRTIKEKHPSIQTGQIYWITSSTYLHFDVLTERLYKNFNESQADYLMLHVSNLRNIERLLKLKPQGKTVMFWDFDDNMYLVRKNYHDRLWGTSAIANFWQRIVYKFT from the coding sequence ATGCTCAAGCCACTAGCTTTTACCTACTGCGGTCTACTCCTATGCCTACTAACAGGGTGCGACTTCCTGCAACACACCTCCAGCTTGAGCGATGTCATGAAGGCTCAAATCGGAAAATCCGAAGACAGTATTCCTTCCTATCCATGCACCCTCGGAGCCCACCGCGGTGCCTCTGTCGACTACTTGGAAAACAGCCATCCCGCCCTGATGGCCGCAGCTAAAGAACCCCGCTATGCGTTTGTCGAATTCGATGTCCAATACACCAACGACGGGCAAATCGTAGTCTTTCACGACAAGCGTCTACTGCGCCTCTTCGGCAAGCTCGCAGCCATCGGCAACTCTAGCTACTCCGAACTCCTTAAAGCCACCGACGGTCAAATCGCGCGCTATGAAGATGTCATGGATTCAATCGACAAAAAGGTGAACATCGAGATCAAGTCACAAGGAGACGACAAGGAGGACTGTCGTTTGGCAGAGGCCATCATCGCTGACGTTCGATACCGTGGACGTGAAAACGACATCATGATCAGCTCGATCTCCAGTGCCGTCATCCGCACCATCAAAGAAAAACACCCTTCGATTCAAACAGGACAAATCTATTGGATCACCTCCTCCACCTATCTGCACTTCGATGTATTAACGGAGCGTCTGTATAAAAATTTCAACGAGTCACAAGCGGATTATTTAATGCTCCACGTCTCGAATCTACGAAACATCGAGCGCTTACTAAAGCTCAAGCCCCAAGGCAAAACCGTCATGTTTTGGGACTTCGACGACAATATGTATTTAGTGCGCAAAAACTACCACGACCGCCTATGGGGCACCTCTGCCATCGCCAACTTCTGGCAGCGTATCGTCTATAAATTCACCTAA
- a CDS encoding cell wall hydrolase — MQILRIFPALSTLLRVTLLLCAFAAGSATSLSAKVGSYDRQIIAAVLVLEAANQGERGMAAVLHVINNRAKGDPSRAVGQVARRKAFSCINSITSQEHPDYGPAIARAMKDRTWPQALAMVDAYCAGRLGNDNTGGATHYCIHPPQSWREQMVFTKRIGMHAFFREV; from the coding sequence ATGCAAATTCTACGAATATTTCCCGCACTTTCTACGCTGCTACGCGTAACGCTGTTGCTGTGTGCGTTTGCGGCCGGTTCAGCTACTTCGCTTAGTGCAAAAGTGGGTAGTTATGACCGGCAGATCATTGCTGCGGTGTTGGTGCTTGAAGCGGCCAACCAAGGTGAGCGCGGAATGGCTGCAGTATTGCATGTTATCAACAATCGCGCGAAGGGTGATCCGAGTCGTGCGGTCGGGCAGGTGGCTCGACGCAAAGCATTTTCCTGTATCAATAGTATTACCTCGCAGGAGCATCCTGATTATGGCCCTGCGATCGCGCGTGCGATGAAAGACCGCACATGGCCGCAAGCTTTAGCCATGGTGGACGCGTATTGCGCGGGTCGTCTCGGCAATGACAATACCGGTGGTGCGACACATTATTGCATCCATCCGCCTCAGAGTTGGCGCGAGCAAATGGTATTTACCAAGCGTATCGGGATGCACGCGTTCTTCCGAGAAGTATAG
- a CDS encoding peptidyl-prolyl cis-trans isomerase — translation MISWIQNHLIRHGRWIFLTLLTVIIVAFVFTIGNTPGCTTDQSAYQEQNFYGYDLNSPREMGIISEKVSLSAILNTGRPIQNEQQFQSQVTSRIALLHLAEEIGVPAPSQKALESYIRTKAAFRGPDGQFSRDAYTSFVDNIESNPRMPQGLFVVVLEEDYRIDQIGKSLAGPGYLLPSEALAQTQRNETTLKLATAEISYADFTPEVAPTEEALTAYYTANTSRYEIPERIQASYVTFPASKYLDQVVEAEESALREHFIANRARFVAEYEATQPKVDADTEKPLVTFENVREAVVSDLAAEAAMRIANEAAQAFAYTLYRDNIEQDSAAFNKLLNESSLSLAEIAPYTAEGAARRALPQDMLESAFALSKNRYFSDAYELDNGYGVLFLNGRIAPEIPAYETVVAVVTADYKAEEKRRLFNENGERLETELKAKVAEGTSFVEAAEALGLKAQANEAFKVGEAPRTFNPSALQKAQSMEAGEISPMLTSGPTGTFVYVEEKIVPEIASDDEDLTQAKSFLQRYASYVSSNALVSELVAKGVSETDAAEVLDAQ, via the coding sequence ATGATTTCTTGGATTCAAAACCATCTCATCCGCCACGGTCGCTGGATATTCCTCACTCTTCTGACGGTCATTATCGTCGCATTCGTTTTCACGATTGGTAATACGCCTGGTTGCACAACAGACCAAAGCGCCTACCAGGAGCAAAACTTCTATGGCTACGACCTCAATTCGCCACGCGAAATGGGCATCATCAGCGAGAAAGTCTCCCTGAGTGCGATCCTCAACACTGGTCGTCCGATTCAGAACGAGCAGCAATTCCAATCGCAAGTCACCAGCCGCATCGCTCTTCTGCACTTAGCCGAAGAAATCGGCGTGCCAGCACCGAGCCAAAAGGCGCTCGAAAGCTACATCAGAACTAAAGCCGCTTTCCGCGGCCCCGACGGTCAATTCAGCCGCGATGCCTACACCAGCTTCGTTGACAACATCGAGTCCAACCCACGCATGCCGCAAGGTCTCTTCGTCGTCGTCCTCGAAGAAGACTACCGTATCGATCAAATCGGCAAATCCCTCGCCGGCCCAGGTTACTTACTTCCTTCCGAAGCGCTCGCACAAACACAGCGCAACGAAACCACGCTTAAACTAGCGACAGCCGAAATCAGCTATGCAGACTTTACACCCGAAGTCGCACCCACCGAAGAAGCACTGACTGCATACTACACAGCAAACACCAGTCGCTACGAGATCCCAGAACGTATCCAAGCGAGCTATGTCACCTTCCCTGCATCAAAGTATCTCGATCAAGTCGTCGAGGCCGAAGAGTCTGCCCTGCGCGAGCACTTCATAGCGAACCGTGCACGCTTCGTCGCAGAATACGAAGCCACTCAGCCCAAAGTTGACGCCGACACAGAAAAGCCACTCGTCACCTTTGAAAATGTTCGCGAGGCCGTAGTCTCCGATCTCGCCGCCGAAGCTGCGATGCGCATTGCCAATGAAGCGGCTCAAGCCTTTGCCTACACACTCTACCGCGACAACATCGAGCAAGACTCCGCGGCATTCAACAAGTTGCTCAATGAGTCTAGCCTCTCTCTAGCCGAAATTGCACCTTACACCGCAGAAGGTGCCGCACGTCGCGCACTCCCACAAGATATGCTTGAGTCCGCGTTCGCACTCTCCAAGAACCGCTACTTCTCAGATGCCTACGAACTCGACAATGGCTATGGAGTGCTATTCCTCAATGGCCGTATCGCCCCTGAAATCCCTGCATACGAAACAGTCGTTGCCGTTGTCACAGCCGACTACAAAGCAGAAGAGAAGCGCCGTCTCTTCAACGAGAACGGTGAACGCCTCGAAACTGAGCTCAAAGCCAAGGTCGCCGAAGGCACCAGCTTTGTCGAAGCCGCTGAAGCACTGGGCCTTAAGGCTCAAGCAAACGAAGCCTTCAAGGTCGGCGAAGCACCACGCACCTTCAATCCAAGCGCACTGCAAAAAGCACAAAGCATGGAAGCCGGAGAAATCTCTCCGATGCTCACCAGCGGCCCAACCGGAACCTTCGTCTATGTCGAAGAAAAGATCGTGCCAGAGATCGCGTCGGACGACGAAGACCTCACACAGGCGAAGAGCTTTCTTCAGCGCTACGCCTCCTACGTCAGCTCCAACGCATTGGTTAGTGAGCTAGTCGCCAAGGGTGTCAGCGAAACAGACGCAGCCGAAGTGCTCGACGCGCAATAG